Below is a window of Streptomyces sp. WMMB303 DNA.
TGCAGGAGGTGATGGCCGCGACGGCGACGGCGCCGTGGTCGATCTCGTAGGTCACCCCGTCGGGGCCGGTGACCTGGACCGGCTTGCTCGGCACGCCGTTGGAGACGGCCGGCGCGTCGGAGGCCGGGAAGGACTCCTTGCCGGCCTCGTCGGTGTCGGCCTCGGAGACGTAGTTGACGACGTCCTGGCCGAACTTGTGCGCGGCGTCGGCGAGCGCGATGCGGTCCTGCGGCCGCTTCGGGCCGGCGATCGAGGGGACCACCGTGGCCAGGTCCAGCTCCAGGTACTCGCTGTACTCCGGCTCCTGGGCCGGGTCGTGCCACAGGCCCTGCTCCTTGGCGTACGCCTCGACCAGGGCGAGCTGGTCGGCGCTGCGGCCGGTCAGCCTGAGGTAGTTGATGGTCTCCTCGTCGATCGGGAAGATCGCCGCGGTGGAGCCGAACTCGGGCGACATGTTGCCGATCGTGGCGCGGTTGGCCAGCGGCACGGAGGCCACGCCCTGGCCGTAGAACTCCACGAACTTGCCGACGACACCGTGCGCGCGCAGCATCTCGGTGATGGTGAGCACGAGGTCGGTGGCGGTGGTGCCGGTGGGCAGCTCACCGGTGAGCTTGAAGCCGACGACCCGCGGGATGAGCATCGAGACGGGCTGGCCCAGCATCGCGGCCTCCGCCTCGATGCCGCCGACGCCCCAGCCCAGCACGCCGAGGCCGTTGACCATGGTGGTGTGCGAGTCGGTGCCGACCAGCGTGTCGGGGTACGCCTTGCCGTCCCGGACCATGACGGTGCGGGCCAGGTGCTCGATGTTGACCTGGTGCACGATGCCGGTGCCGGGCGGGACGACCTTGAACTCGTCGAAGGCGCCCTGGCCCCAGCGCAGGAACTGGTAGCGCTCGCGGTTGCGGCCGTACTCCAGCTCGACGTTCTTCTTGAACGCGTCGGAGGTGCCGAAGGTGTCGGCGATGACGGAGTGGTCGATGACCAGCTCGGCCGGGGCGAGCGGGTTGATCCGGTCGGCGTCGCCGCCCAGCTCCTTGACGGCCTCGCGCATGGTCGCCAGGTCGACGACGCAGGGCACGCCCGTGAAGTCCTGCATGATCACCCGGGCCGGGGTGAACTGGATCTCCTGGCTGGGCTGCGCCTTGGGGTCCCAGCCGCCGAGCGCGCGGATGTGGTCGGCGGTGATGTTCGCGCCGTCTTCGGTACGGAGCAGGTTCTCCAGCAGGACCTTCAGGCTGTACGGCAGCCGGGCGGAACCCTCTACTTTGTCCAGCTTGAAGATTTCGTAGGACTCGTCGCCCACCTGCAGCGTGCTGCGGGCGTCGAAGCTGTTCGCCGACACGACAGTCTCCTTCAGTGCCTTGAGTGCATCGGCCGCCGGTGCGCTATGGTGAGCGGGAGATGAAGTTAGGTAAGCCTTACCGTCCTTACCGAACCGGTTCTCGCCCTGCGACAGCGACCGCGACGTATGCCGTCGCCAGTTATCTCGATGTCGAGATAACTCTAGTACACGACCGGCCGCCGGTCATGCCTGCCCCCGGGTGCCCGCCGCGAGCCGCGCCGACACCCGGCCCGCGGTGCCGATACGCGGCGCGCTCCCCCGCGCCGCGGGCTCCCGGGGCCGGCCGCGGGGTGCACGGTCTCCGGGGCACCCGACCGAGCGTGCGGGACGGACGGCCCGCGCGGGGGTTCCCGACTCCGCGCGGAGCAGGCGGTTTCGCCCACCCCGCGCAAACGGCCGTGCCACACCCGGCGCGAAACAGGCCGTTCGGGGCTGCCTACCCGGACGCGCGCCGCATCCCCTGGACCCGGGGCCGCCGCTGCCGCACAGTGTCCCCGTGTCCACCGCGAACCCACACGAACCCGCACCCCGGGACGCCGGGGAACCGCCCGAACCCGCACTGAAACGTGCCATCGGTCCCAAGCTGCTCATCCTGTTCGTGATCGGGGACATCCTGGGCACCGGCATCTACGCCACCACCGGCAAGGTCGCCGGAAAGGTCGGCGGAGCCCTGTGGCTGCCGTTCGCGATCGGATTCGTGGTGGCCCTGCTGACGGCCGCCTCGTACGTGGAACTGGTCGGCAAGTATCCGAAGGCCGCCGGAGCGGCGCTCTACACGCAACGCGCCTTCAAGGTGCCGTTCCTGACGTTCATCGTCGCCTTCATGGTGATGTGCTCAGGGCTCTCCTCCGCGAGCGCGGCGGCACTGGCCTTCAGCGGCGACTACCTGGACGAGCTCACCGGCGGGGCCGTACCACCCACACTCGTCGCCGTCCTGTTCGTGCTGGCCCTGGCCGCGCTGAACCTGCGCGGCGTCTCGGAGTCCGTCAAGGCCAACATCGTCTTCACCCTGGTGGAGCTCACCGGCCTCGTGATCATCCTCGGCATCGGGGCCGCCGCCGTCCTGTCCGGAACCGGCGAACCCTCCCGCCTCGGCGACCTGGAGACCGGAGGCACCGGCTACGCGCTGTTCTCCGGAGTGCTGGGCGCCACCGCGCTGGGCTTCTTCGCCTTCGTCGGATTCGAGGACTCGGTCAACATGGCCGAGGAGACGGTGGATCCGCAGCGCACCTTTCCCCGCGGCATCTTCATCGGCGTGGCGGTGACCGGAACCGTCTACGTGCTCGTCGCGCTGGTCTCCTCGCTGCTCGTCCCGACGGCGACCCTGGAGGAGTCCAGCGGACCGCTGCTGGAGGTGGTCAAGGCGGGCGGCGTGCACTTCCCGCAGCAGCTCTTCGCCGTGATCGCCCTCTTCGCCGTCTCCAACTCGGCCCTGATCAACATGATGATGGCCTCCCGGCTGTGCTACGGCATGGCCAACGAACGCATCCTGCCCCGCGCGATGGGCAAAGTCCTCCCCGGGCGCCGCACACCCGTCGTCGGCATCGTCTTCGTGACGTTGCTCGCCCTCGGGCTGGTGTCGACCGGCGAGATCGCCGGGCTGGGCGACACCACCTCCTTCCTGCTGCTGTGCGTCTTCGCCGTGGTGAACGTGGCGGTGCTCGTGCTGCGCCGCGACCGTGTCGAACACCGGCACTTCCGGGTACCGACCCCGCTGCCCGTGCTGGGCGCCCTGACCGCGCTGGTCCTGGCCAGCCCACTCGCCGACCGAGCCACGGGGGTCTACGTCAGGGCGGGCGTCCTGGTACTGCTCGGTATCGCGCTGTGGGCGGTGAACGTGCTGGTCCGCAAGGCGGGCGGCGAGAGCTGAGCGACCCCGCGGCACCCGGCACCGGGTGGCGGGGCGGCACCCGGCACCCGGCTGGGGGAACCGGCCGCGCCCGGTGCCGGTGCGGCCCCTACCGTTCGTACGAAGGGCCGCCGAGGGCCCGCCCCGACGTCACTGCACCAGGCGGAGCCCGCCCGCAACCCGGATGCGGCATTCAGGCGGTTGCCGGACGAATCGCCGCCGCCACACCACCCCCAGGTGCGTTCCTATCTCAGATCTGAGATACATTCGTCTCCATGACCGACGACTACCTCGCCCGTATCGGGCAGTTGATCCGCGACGCCCGTCAGCATCGTGGCTGGACCCAGTCGCAACTGGCGGAGGCGCTCGGCACCAGCCAGAGCGCCGTCAACCGGATCGAGCGCGGGAACCAGAACATCAGCCTTGAGATGATCGCCCGGATCTCCGAGGCTCTGGACAGCGAGATCGTGTCCCTGGGCTACTCCGGCCCGATGCACCTGCGCGTGGTCGGCGGGCGGCGGCTGTCCGGCAGCATCGACGTCAAGACGAGCAAGAACGCGTGCGTGGCGCTGCTCTGCGCCTCACTGCTCAACTCGGGTCGTACGGTACTGCGTCGGGTCGCGCGCATCGAGGAGGTCTACCGGATCCTGGAGGTGCTCTCCTCCATCGGCGTCCGCACCCGGTGGATCAACGGCGGCGCCGACCTGGAGATCGTGCCGCCCGCCGAACTGGACCTGGACTCCATCGACCACGAAGCCGCGCGCCGCACGCGGAGCATCATCATGTTCCTCGGCCCGCTGCTGCACCGCATGGACCGCTTCCGCCTCCCCTACGCGGGCGGCTGCGACCTGGGCACCCGCACCGTCGAGCCGCACATGAGCGCTCTGCGCCACTTCGGGCTGGCGGTGACCGCGACGGAGGGCATCTACCACGCCGAGGTGGAAGCGGGCGTCGCCCCCGCCCGGCCGATCGTACTGACCGAACGCGGGGACACCGTCACCGAGAACGCCCTGCTGGCCGCGGCCCGCCACGACGGCGTCACGGTCATCCGCAACGCCTCGTCCAACTACATGGTCCAGGACCTGTGCTTCTTCCTGGAGCAGTTGGGCGTCCGCGTCGAGGGCGTCGGCTCGACGACGCTGACGGTGCACGGCGTGCCCGTCATCGACACGGACGTGGACTACTCGCCCTCCGAGGACCCGGTCGAGGCGATGAGCCTGGTCGCCGCCGCCGTCGTCACCGAGTCGGAACTGACGGTGTGCCGGGTGCCGGCCGAGTTCATGGAGATCGAGCTGGCGGTGCTGGAGGAGATGGGCCTCGACTTCGACCGCAGTGCGGAGTACCCGGCCGACAACGGGCGGACCAGGCTGATCGATCTGACCGTGCGGCCCTCCAAACTCGAGGCGCCCATCGACAAGATCCACCCGATGCCGTTCCCCGGCCTCAACATCGACAATGTCCCCTTCTTCGCGGCCATCACCGCCTCCGCACAGGGCAAGACCCTCATCCACGACTGGGTCTACGACAACCGCGCCATCTACCTCACCGACCTCAACCGGCTCGGCGGCAGGCTCCAACTCCTGGACCCGCACCGGGTCCTGGTCGAGGGCCCGACCCGCTGGCGGGCCTCCGAGATGATGTGCCCCCCGGCGCTGCGCCCCGCGGTGGTGGTCCTGCTGGCGATGATGGCCGCGGAGGGCACCTCCGTCCTGCGCAACGTCTACGTCATCAACCGCGGCTACGAGGACCTGGCCGAACGCCTCAACGAGGTGGGCGCCCAGATCGAGACGTTCCGCGACATCTGACGGGCCATCGACTGCCGCAGCGCCCCGCCCGAACCGCGCCGATGCACGGTGCAGCGCCGGACGAGGGCGCGGCGGCAGCCGCAGGACGCTTCCGCACGGTGCGGATTCCCACTCCTGCGAGATCCCCACTCACAGCGGCCTGGATGCCAGGGGATCCCTGGAAATCCTGTGGCTGCGGGCCCGGCGAGGACGGCCGTGGCCGGAGATGTCCACGGTCTGCCCCACCGGACGGCGCCTCCAGTGGCGCGGCCCCTTCGGACTGTCACCGGAACTCGTGGGTCACCTGGATCTCGCCGACGATGTGCGCGTTGAAGTCCTCCAGTTCCGCTGCCGGAACCCACAGTTCGAGGATGGTCCGTCCTCCTGCCTGCTGCACGGGGTATCGGCTCAGGAACTCCGACTCGACCTCGAAGCGGGTGACGAAGCCGGCACCGCTGTGCCGCACGTTCCAGTCCCGCGCGATCTTGATGGCGTAGTTCTCGTCGAGGACCGGATAGAAGATCGGCTGCTCGGGCAACCGTGGTGGCCAGGCACGCCAGTTCAGCTTCCGGACCAGGTCCAGCTCCTCGGGTCCGGTGGGGCGCCACAGCGTCGTCGTCGCTCGCCGAGCGGTCATGTGCATCGCTCCGATCGCGGCGAGGTGTGGGGAAGCTGGTCCGGGGAGACTACGGCGGCAGGGTCGCTGCGGCCACGCGATTTTCCCCGCAGGGCATCGTTATGGCGAGTGCAGCGCGAGCCGGTTCAGCAGGAAGGGCGGGCCGGATCAGCAGGACCGGCCGCGCTGCGGGTCGTACCGGGCAAGATCCAGTCCGGGTGCCGGGGCAGGATCCCGGCCCAGGGCGAGGCGGGCGGCGAGGGCGCCGGCGTAGGGGCCGGTCGTCAGGCCGCCCGAGCCCAGTCCGGTGGCGACGACCAGTCCCGGGGTCCCGGGGACGGTGCCCAGCAGCGGCTCGCCGTCCGGGCTCACCGGGCGGAAGCCCACCCGGGTCTCCAGGTGTTCGGCGTCGGCGAGGCCCGGCGCCACTGCCAGGGCGTGCCGCAGGACTTCGGCGAGGCCCGCGGCCGTGGTGCGGTGCGCGAAGCCGGTGCCGTCCTCGCGGGTGGCCCCGGCGACGACCCGGGAGTCGTCGAAGGTGAGCAGGTAGTGGCCGGTGCCCGCGGGGAGGACGACGGGCCAGGGTCCGGTCTCGGCTCCCGGCAGGCGCAGGTGCACGAGCTGCCCGCGCTGCGGGACGACGTCGAGGCGTATCCCGGCGGGCTCCAGCAGCTCAGCGGACCAGGCGCCCGCCGCGGCGATCACCGCGTCGGCCTCGACCAGTTCACCGGCCACCCGCACGCCCCGAACACGTGCGCCGCGGAGTGCGAGGCGGGCGGTGCCGCTCATGCTGCGCAGCCCGCGCCGCTCGGCCGTCGAGACGAGTGCGGCGCGCATGCTGCGCCCGTCGAGCCGGGCGGCTCCGGTCAGGTGCAGCGCCGTGCCCCGGAAGCCGTCGCCCCGGTGAGCGAGCGCCGGGAAAAGTCGCCGCGCCTCGTGTGCGTCGACGGTGGTGGCCTCTCCCGCATTCGGGTCGGCAGCGGCGCGTGCGGCCACCCGCTCTTCGATCCCGGTGGCCGTCTCGCGGTCCGGCGGGAGCAGGACGAGGGCACCGACCCGGCGGTGGCCGACCTCGCGCACGCCGTCCTCGGCGAGTGCCGCGAGCAGGCCCGGGTAGTACTCGGCACCGGCCACGGCCAGGGGGTCCGCCACCCGGCCCGTCCAGGGGCAGATGATCCCCGCCCCGGCCGCGGTGGCACGGCCCGCGTGCCCGGCGTCGACCAGCACGGTCTCGGCTCCCGCGCGCACCAGTTCGTGGGCGGCGGCCGCTCCGACGATTCCGGCCCCGATGACGACAACCCGCACTCTTCCTCCCGCGATCCGTCCCTGCCCGTCGCGCTGTCGGGCGCCACGTCACCACTCGGGTGATCCCGCGTCAACGGTTCCTCGTGCCAGTGGCGTCGGCCGACTGTGGCACAGGCCGCGCAAGAGTGCGGCGGCGGCCAGTTGGAGCGCCGCGATCAGTAGGAGCAGGGACGGGGGCGGCAGCGGTGCGAGGGCACCGGCAAGCGCGGTCCCGGCAGCACCCGCGGTCAGCTTGAGCCCCGCGCCGAGTGTGAAGACCTGGGCGCGGGTTCCTTCAGGGGCGTGGACGGCGCGGAGGCGCAACGTGGCGGACAGCAGCGGGCCCTCGCCCAGTCCCGCGCACAGGAACAGCACGGCCGTCCACGCGAGGGACGGGGTGAGGGCGGCGCCTGCCAGCCCGGCGGCCGTCACCAGCAGTCCGAGGCGCGCCGAGCGGGCCGGGCGGGGCGCGCCGGGCCATCGTGCCGCCACGAGGGACCCGGCGAGCCCTCCGACGGCGAACGCCGTCATCAGCAGTCCGCCGCCGCCGGACGCACCCCGGGCCTGGGCGAGCAGCACGGCGGTGACGGGGAGCGCACCGGCGCCGAGGAAGGCTACGCAGGTCGCGAGGGTGAGGGTGGCGAGTTGCGGAATGCGCCACAGGACGCGGAAGCCGGTGCCGAGTTCGCGGGTCCGGAACCGGTGGGCCGGGAGGGGTGGCCGGTCGGCCGCGCGCAGCCGCAGCGTTGCGCACAGGAGGGCCGCGCAGCCCGCCGAGATCGCGAGCAGCACCGTGGCCAGGGCCGCTGAGGACAGGGCGGCCGTGGCGGCGACGGCAGCCGGTGCGGTGACGGCTGCGGCGTTGTAGGTGGCTGCGTCGTACGCGTAACTGCGGTCGCGGACGCGGCTGGTGCGGCCTCCGGTCGGGTCTTCGGCTCCGCCGGTGCGGTCGCCGTCGCCGGGACTGCCCGGGGTCGTACGGCCCCGGCTGCCGTCGCCGCCCTCGGTGCCTGCGCGCTGCCCGCGCGTCTCGGCGAGGAGGCTGGAGAGGCCGCCGGTGACGAGCGGGCCGGCGCTGCCTCCGGCGAGGGCGACGGCGAGGGTGAGCGGCAGTGGTGTCCGGCCTGTCGTCAGTGCCAGCAGGGCGAGCGCCGTGCCGAGGAGGGCGAGTGCGCACCCGTGCAGCAGGCGCGGAGCGCGGGTCCGTTCGGCCAGTGCGCCGACGAGCGGGGCGGCCAGCGCGTGCGGGGCCAGCCAGGCCGCGAGGACGAATCCGCCCAGCGCCGGGCGGCCCGTCCGCTCCGCGGCCAGCAGAGCAAGCGCGACGCCGACCCCTTCGTCGGCGAATCGCGCCAGGAAGGCCGTGGCCAGATACGTCCTCAGCAACGCTGCTGCTCCCCTCCCCCGGTGCGGGCGGCCTGTGGCACAGGGCCTCGCACGGCGCGTCCGGTGGTCCCGGAGGTCTGTCGGCGCCGTATGCCGAACCGATCGCCAAGTAACGGCTTCACCGTATAATGCGTTACATGAAGGAGCATGGCGAGTCGCGGGACGGATTCCGGCCCGGTGAGCGGCTGATCGACCTCGCGAACGCGGTACGGGAGGATCCCGCGCTCCCCCGCGACGCGATGGCGGCCCTCCTGCGGCGGCGGCACGGCGAGTCGGAGGAGGAGCTGCGCAGCCTGACGCACGCCGAAGCGGGCGCACTGCGCCGCGCGGTGGTGGAGCTGACGGAGCGGGTACTGGCCGAGACCGGTACCGACCGTGCGGCCGAGGCGCTCAACGCGCTGCTGGAGCGCTGCGCGGCCCGCCCCCGGCTGAGCAGGCACGACGGCCACGCCTGGCATCTGCACGTCGACCGGGGTGACGACGCGAACTGGGCGGACTGGTTCACGGCGGCGGCGGCGCTGGCGCTGGCCCGGCTGCTGAGCGAGCAGGGCGGCACCGCCTGGGGCGAGTGCGCGGCACCGGGCTGCCGGCGGCTCTACCTGGGCGGCGGGCCCGGTGCACCGCGCCGCTACTGTTCCCGCCCGTGCGCCACCCGCACCCGGGTCGCCGCGCACCGGCACCGACAGCGCGGCGGGCAGCAGGCCGGGCCGGAGAGCCGGGAGCAGACCGGGCCGGGCGGCTGACCCCGCCCCACGACCCGGCCGTCCCGCGACCTCGCGTCTCCAGGGTCAGGGCAGCACCCCCGGGTCAGGGCAGCACCGCGAAACCGTCCAGTTCGATCCGGGCCTCCTCGTCCCACAGCCGTACCGCGCCGATGACCGCCATCGCGGGATAGTCGCGTCCGGCCAACTCCCGCCAGATCCGCCCCAGTTCGGCTGCGTGCGCGCGGTACTCGGGAACGTCCGTGGTGTAGACGGTGACGCGGGCCAGGTCCGCCGGGGTGCCGCCGCACGCGGCCAGGGCCGCCAGCAGGTTGCCCAGCGCGGTGCGGAACTGGTCGGGGAGGGTGTGCGCGGCGACGTGGCCCGCGCTGTCCAGTGCCGTCTGGCCCGCCAGGAACACCAGCCGCGAACCGGTGGCCGTCACGGCGTGCGAGAAGCCGCTCGGCGGGGCGAGTTCCGCGGGGTTGACCCGGTGCAGTGCGCTGCCGTCGGCGGATTCGGGGTTCACAGCCGGTCCTCCCCCGCCTCGTCCGCGGCCCGGCCGGCGGCCGCCCCCGGCGGATCGTCCCGGGCGGCCATCCCCCCACCGGAAGCAGACCCCTCCCCCGCACCGGCCCCGTCCGTGGTCACGTCCGGGTCCGCGGAGCGCTCCCGGTACAATTCCTTGGCGATCAGGGAGCGCTGGACCTCGCTGGCGCCCTCGTAGATGCGCGGCGCCCGTACCTCGCGGTAGAGGTGTTCGAGCAGGTGGCCCCGCTGGAGGGCGGCGGCTCCGTGGATCTGGACGGCCGCGTCCACCACGTCCTGCGCGGTCTCGGTCGCCAGCAGCTTGGCCATGGCGGAGCGGCGCGCCAGGTCCGCGCCTTCGCCGTCGCCGGCGTCGTAGGCGCAGGCGGCGGCGTACACCAGCAGCCGCGCCGCCTCGGTCCGGGTCGCCATCTCCGCCAGCCGGTGCGAGACGGACTGGAGGTCGCGCAGGGTGCCGCCGAACGCGGTGCGGCCGTCGGCGTGTTCGAGTGAGGCGTCCAGCGCGGCCTGGGCCATGCCGATGGCAAAGGCGCCGACGCTGGGCCGGAACAGGTTGAGGGTGCGCATGGCGACGCGGAATCCGCCGCCCGGCGCGCCCAGGAGGTCGGCCCGGGTGACGGGGACGGCGTCGAAGGTGAGGGTGCCCAGGGCGTGCGGGGCGAGCATGTCCAGGGGTTCGCCGTGCAGTCCGGGCCGGTCGGCGGGGACGAGGAACGCGGTCACGCCGCGGGCTCCGGGGGCCTCGCCGGTGCGGGCGAAGACCGTGTAGAAGTCGGCCCAGGGTGCGTTGGAGATCCAGGTCTTGGTGCCGGTCAGCCGCCAGCCCTCCGGGCTGCCGGCCGGGTCGTCGGCGCGGTTGCCGCCGTCCGGTTCCGCGTGCAGTGCCAGTGCTGCCGCGTCGCTGCCCGCGCCGGGCTCGCTCAGCGCGAAGGCCGCCACGGCCCGCCCTTCGGCGACGGCCGGCAGCCAGCGGGCTCGCTGTCCGGCGGTTCCGGCGTCGGCGACGGGTCCCGCGCCCAGCCCCTGGAGGGCGAGGGCGGTCTCGGCCTGCGGGCAGGAGTAGGCCAGCGACTCGCGCAGCAGGCACAGGTCGAGCGCGCTGACGCGGCGCCACGGAGGTGCGGCGGGAACGGCGCGGGCGAGCAGTCCCAGTGTGCCCAGTTCCTGAAGGAGCGGACGGTCGACGCGCCCCTTTTCGCAGCGGGCGGCGAGTGGGGCGAGCTGTTCTCCGAGCGTGCGCAGGCGGGCGCACCAGGCGCGCTGCTGCGGAGTGAGTGCGAAGGCGGTGGTCATGGCGGCTCCCCTCGGCCGTGGCCCGGTGCGGGGTTCCGCGCGGACCGGTTCCGGTACTGTCACCGACTCCCTGTCTATCGCGGACCATTGACTGCCGTCACCAACACGTTACGCTCGACGCCACGCGCCGGACCGGCGCCGCCGGCGGTCGCGGGCCGCCGGCCGAGTTCGGAGGACCGCCCGCGAGGGGGTAGCCCGGTGATGGATCCGACTCCGTCCGCGCACGTCGACACCTTCGCCCGGGACCATCTGCCGCCGCGCGACCAGTGGCCCGTCCTGCTGCTGGACGACCCGGCCCCGGCCTACCCCGCGCGGCTCAACTGCGGTGCCGAACTGCTGGACGGGACCATCGAGCGGCTGGGCGCCGACCGGCCCGCCTTCCACACCGGCGGACTGCCCCCCGCTCCCGGCGCGGACCCCGGCCTGGCACCGGCACCCCGGCGCACGTGGTCGTACGGCGAACTGCGGGCCACCGTCGACCGGCTCGCGCACGTCCTCACCCGGGACCTGGGCGTGGTGCCCGGCAACCGGGTGCTGCTGCGCGGCCCGACCAGTCCGGAGCTGGCCGCCTGCTGGCTGGCGGTGATGAAGGCGGGGGCCGTGGCGGTGACGGTCCTGGCCGCCCACCGGGCGGGCGAGTTGGCGACCGTCTGCCGGCTGGCGCGGGTCTCGCACGCGCTGTGCGACGTGCGGTCGGCGGACGAACTGGTCAAGGCAGAGGTGCGCGGGCTGCGCAGCGGCCTGTTCGGTGGCGGTGGCCCGGACGATGTGCTGCGGATGGCCGCCACCCGGCCGGACCGGTTCGAGGCGGTGCCCACAGCGGCCGACGACGTGGCGCTGATCGCCTTCACCTCCGGGACCACCGGCCGCCCGAAGGGCTGCGCGCACTTCCACCGGGACGTCCTGGCCGTCGCGGACACCTTCGCCGCGCGGGTGCTGCGCCCGCACGCCGACGACGTGTTCGCCGGAACGCCGCCGCTGGGCTTCACCTTCGGGCTGGGCGGACTGGTGATCTTCCCCCTGCGGGTGGGTGCCTCGTCGCTGCTGGACCAGTGGGGCGGTGCGGCCCGCACCCCGGAGGCGATCGCGGCGCACCGGGTCTCGGTGCTGTTCACGGCGCCGACGGCCTACCGGGCGATGCTGGCGCGGCTGGCGGCCGAGCGCCCCGGCGAGGCCGGTGCCTGTGACCTGTCGTCGCTGCGCCGCTGCGTCTCCGCGGGCGAGCATCTGCCCGCCGCCACCTGGGAGGCGTGGCGCGAGCGGACCGGGTTGCGGATCATCGACGGGATCGGGGCGACGGAACTGCTGCACATCTTCCTCTCCGCCGCCGACGACGCGATCCGGCCCGGCCGCACGGGAGTTCCGGTCCCGGGGTTCCAGGCGCGCATCGTGACGGCCGACGCGCAGGGGGCGTTGGTACCGGTGCCGGACGGCACCCCGGGGCTGCTGGCGGTCCGCGGGCCGGTCGGCTGCCGCTACCTGGCCGACGAGCGGCAGCGCGGCTACGTGCGCGAGGGGTGGAACATCACCGGGGACACCTACGTACGGGACGCGGAGGGCTACTTCCGGTTCGTGGCACGCGCCGACGACATGATCATTTCCGCCGGCAGCAACATCTCGGGCCCCGAGGTCGAGGAGGTGCTGCTGCGCCACCCGGAGGTGAGCGAGGTCGCCGTGGTCGGCTGCCCGGACGAGCAGCGCGGGCAACTGGCCGTCGCGCACGTCGTGCTCGCCGCGGGCGGCACACCGGATGACGGGACGGCGGAGCGGCTGGCGGCGCACGTCCGTGCGGAGCTGGCCGCTTACAAGTGCCCGCGCCGGTTCGTCTTCACCTCCGAGCTGCCCCGCACTCCCACCGGCAAGCTGCAGCGCTTCCGGCTGCGGAACGCCGGTCCGCCGGAGGGGCCCGGCACCGGCCGGGCCTAGAGTGACGGCGTGGTCCAGAACGTGTTTCCGCAGCTCGACGAGGCAGCGCACTCCCCGCGCGGCTCGCTCCGCAAGCCCTCGCCCGGCTCCCTCGTCCTCTCCTTCTACGGCGCCTACGGGCGCGAGCCGGAAGGCGGGGGCGCCGTACCGGTCGCAGCGCTGATCCGGCTGCTGGGCACCCTCGGCGTCGACGCGCCGTCGGTCCGCTCGGCGGTCTCCCGGCTGAAGCGGCGCGGACTGCTGGCCGCCGACAGACCCGGCAGCAGAGCGGCCGGATACCGCCCCTCGCCCGCTGCCGCGCAGCTCCTCGCCGACGGCGACCACCGCATCTACCACCGCCCCGAACCGGACGGCAGTTGGCTGCTGGCCGTCTTCTCCGTCCCGGAGAGCGAACGCGACCGACGGCACG
It encodes the following:
- a CDS encoding APC family permease, with product MKRAIGPKLLILFVIGDILGTGIYATTGKVAGKVGGALWLPFAIGFVVALLTAASYVELVGKYPKAAGAALYTQRAFKVPFLTFIVAFMVMCSGLSSASAAALAFSGDYLDELTGGAVPPTLVAVLFVLALAALNLRGVSESVKANIVFTLVELTGLVIILGIGAAAVLSGTGEPSRLGDLETGGTGYALFSGVLGATALGFFAFVGFEDSVNMAEETVDPQRTFPRGIFIGVAVTGTVYVLVALVSSLLVPTATLEESSGPLLEVVKAGGVHFPQQLFAVIALFAVSNSALINMMMASRLCYGMANERILPRAMGKVLPGRRTPVVGIVFVTLLALGLVSTGEIAGLGDTTSFLLLCVFAVVNVAVLVLRRDRVEHRHFRVPTPLPVLGALTALVLASPLADRATGVYVRAGVLVLLGIALWAVNVLVRKAGGES
- a CDS encoding UDP-N-acetylglucosamine 1-carboxyvinyltransferase, with product MTDDYLARIGQLIRDARQHRGWTQSQLAEALGTSQSAVNRIERGNQNISLEMIARISEALDSEIVSLGYSGPMHLRVVGGRRLSGSIDVKTSKNACVALLCASLLNSGRTVLRRVARIEEVYRILEVLSSIGVRTRWINGGADLEIVPPAELDLDSIDHEAARRTRSIIMFLGPLLHRMDRFRLPYAGGCDLGTRTVEPHMSALRHFGLAVTATEGIYHAEVEAGVAPARPIVLTERGDTVTENALLAAARHDGVTVIRNASSNYMVQDLCFFLEQLGVRVEGVGSTTLTVHGVPVIDTDVDYSPSEDPVEAMSLVAAAVVTESELTVCRVPAEFMEIELAVLEEMGLDFDRSAEYPADNGRTRLIDLTVRPSKLEAPIDKIHPMPFPGLNIDNVPFFAAITASAQGKTLIHDWVYDNRAIYLTDLNRLGGRLQLLDPHRVLVEGPTRWRASEMMCPPALRPAVVVLLAMMAAEGTSVLRNVYVINRGYEDLAERLNEVGAQIETFRDI
- a CDS encoding FAD-dependent oxidoreductase, producing the protein MRVVVIGAGIVGAAAAHELVRAGAETVLVDAGHAGRATAAGAGIICPWTGRVADPLAVAGAEYYPGLLAALAEDGVREVGHRRVGALVLLPPDRETATGIEERVAARAAADPNAGEATTVDAHEARRLFPALAHRGDGFRGTALHLTGAARLDGRSMRAALVSTAERRGLRSMSGTARLALRGARVRGVRVAGELVEADAVIAAAGAWSAELLEPAGIRLDVVPQRGQLVHLRLPGAETGPWPVVLPAGTGHYLLTFDDSRVVAGATREDGTGFAHRTTAAGLAEVLRHALAVAPGLADAEHLETRVGFRPVSPDGEPLLGTVPGTPGLVVATGLGSGGLTTGPYAGALAARLALGRDPAPAPGLDLARYDPQRGRSC
- a CDS encoding MFS transporter; this encodes MLRTYLATAFLARFADEGVGVALALLAAERTGRPALGGFVLAAWLAPHALAAPLVGALAERTRAPRLLHGCALALLGTALALLALTTGRTPLPLTLAVALAGGSAGPLVTGGLSSLLAETRGQRAGTEGGDGSRGRTTPGSPGDGDRTGGAEDPTGGRTSRVRDRSYAYDAATYNAAAVTAPAAVAATAALSSAALATVLLAISAGCAALLCATLRLRAADRPPLPAHRFRTRELGTGFRVLWRIPQLATLTLATCVAFLGAGALPVTAVLLAQARGASGGGGLLMTAFAVGGLAGSLVAARWPGAPRPARSARLGLLVTAAGLAGAALTPSLAWTAVLFLCAGLGEGPLLSATLRLRAVHAPEGTRAQVFTLGAGLKLTAGAAGTALAGALAPLPPPSLLLLIAALQLAAAALLRGLCHSRPTPLARGTVDAGSPEW
- a CDS encoding CGNR zinc finger domain-containing protein, whose product is MKEHGESRDGFRPGERLIDLANAVREDPALPRDAMAALLRRRHGESEEELRSLTHAEAGALRRAVVELTERVLAETGTDRAAEALNALLERCAARPRLSRHDGHAWHLHVDRGDDANWADWFTAAAALALARLLSEQGGTAWGECAAPGCRRLYLGGGPGAPRRYCSRPCATRTRVAAHRHRQRGGQQAGPESREQTGPGG
- a CDS encoding Rid family hydrolase gives rise to the protein MNPESADGSALHRVNPAELAPPSGFSHAVTATGSRLVFLAGQTALDSAGHVAAHTLPDQFRTALGNLLAALAACGGTPADLARVTVYTTDVPEYRAHAAELGRIWRELAGRDYPAMAVIGAVRLWDEEARIELDGFAVLP
- a CDS encoding acyl-CoA dehydrogenase family protein; translated protein: MTTAFALTPQQRAWCARLRTLGEQLAPLAARCEKGRVDRPLLQELGTLGLLARAVPAAPPWRRVSALDLCLLRESLAYSCPQAETALALQGLGAGPVADAGTAGQRARWLPAVAEGRAVAAFALSEPGAGSDAAALALHAEPDGGNRADDPAGSPEGWRLTGTKTWISNAPWADFYTVFARTGEAPGARGVTAFLVPADRPGLHGEPLDMLAPHALGTLTFDAVPVTRADLLGAPGGGFRVAMRTLNLFRPSVGAFAIGMAQAALDASLEHADGRTAFGGTLRDLQSVSHRLAEMATRTEAARLLVYAAACAYDAGDGEGADLARRSAMAKLLATETAQDVVDAAVQIHGAAALQRGHLLEHLYREVRAPRIYEGASEVQRSLIAKELYRERSADPDVTTDGAGAGEGSASGGGMAARDDPPGAAAGRAADEAGEDRL